The following proteins are co-located in the Tetrapisispora phaffii CBS 4417 chromosome 4, complete genome genome:
- the HNT2 gene encoding bis(5'-adenosyl)-triphosphatase (similar to Saccharomyces cerevisiae HNT2 (YDR305C); ancestral locus Anc_5.326), with amino-acid sequence MSSPIYFSKFIVTDQVFYVSKFCYALVNLKPLVPGHVLIVPLRTSVQNLSQLSKEESSDFFNTVQLMQNFIYHTYQADAMNIAIQDGPEAGQSVPHLHTHIIPRYRLNNIGDQIYNKLDSWDGSEWEKRRETYLSANGRMGRKELAKPEDQRVERTAEVMKKEAITLNEKLQNYITQNPDMKKWID; translated from the coding sequence ATGTCAAGCCCAATTTATTTCAGTAAATTCATTGTCACAGACCAAGTATTCTACGTTAGCAAATTTTGTTATGCTTTAGTGAATTTAAAACCATTAGTTCCAGGCCACGTCTTGATCGTTCCATTGCGTACCAGTGTACAAAACCTATCGCAACTAAGTAAAGAAGAGTCTAGTGATTTTTTCAACACTGTACAACTAATGCAGAACTTTATATACCATACTTACCAGGCAGACGCAATGAATATTGCAATTCAAGATGGACCTGAAGCAGGCCAGTCCGTCCCTCATTTACACACACATATCATCCCTAGATACAGACTGAACAACATCGGTGATCAGATCTACAACAAATTGGACAGTTGGGATGGTTCAGAATGGGagaaaagaagagaaacTTACCTGAGTGCCAATGGACGCATGGGGAGGAAGGAATTGGCTAAACCTGAGGATCAGAGGGTAGAGAGAACGGCGGAAGTGATGAAGAAAGAGGCCATTACGTTAAATGAGAAATTACAAAACTACATAACGCAGAACCCAGACATGAAGAAATGGATTGATTAA
- the TPHA0D01900 gene encoding Zn(II)2Cys6 transcription factor domain-containing protein (similar to Saccharomyces cerevisiae RSC3 (YDR303C) and RSC30 (YHR056C); ancestral locus Anc_5.322), producing the protein MFDSQGRRFRKPPACRQCRKRKIGCDRVKPICGNCFRSGKHDCAYPELIGGSFEDTGSGYDDNGSSHNNGGSSNFNQGVQIYRSKETSQLLKDNPELASMEQIREYNTRQQLLNSQNANKNETPISLETAKFIPRTTTKLTSSMKHLLTTKKVISANDDDLGLNWIQGPAIMDLSHSNYVTRDLILKEYNFIKLRLLELQEITGKKIRVDLDMLDRDGNNNGTQSESDKRSPDGSASTMDNNSSIGKQMGDNLADNHLHKKKKIKLLQSTSNSFAMDELSNYGSELLDPKDLFTILDNNSDNGITNNMNNNNSENETNDALIIVDNPNLLFSTNYLVKRDKFLENYYKKIENVVGVSFNHLLPSIVENNNKNKYSQGYNDHISFPSKIIMRDVLDQFHDIFSADDIASMFFIDDLESINNNINKFGRDPKFSRKSLNIESLVSLGELSVIALLVQEYISLMDENSMGKNLKELLKNLMTYNDLFLKNILLIKNILPKREGFLNTLQSLQFFSLLQFFEMISVNNVDFGLTNYDDIFLARKFSLNYETENINLNKFWNFIFKNYCYRNVLKGDIPAMVMSNDFNTSIISDPQLLTDIKLLESQTKLLKYMHLPANAVSIKKVELMRNNLEHLSADLKNKDIYKVLDSGINGPTEFLSNYVNMSKMINAKYMLRLEFMLLLQYNKLKDAVKLETTILSLFGHITEIFEKVATYLNSDSVQTRLLTSKCCLNIIDDMLSYCISIFQQILFSFTLQSTNASVDEASKLSLGKCLDEFGLLFKGIKFTLEEVTRKYQQSTAILSKILCRAVVALKYWTLCNQDYQSRTIVNQHSAFDGISTYDKLEEGRINNIDEILKKFKSAMKTPEVNSTEETASNDARTLGITESNVSDVYASFFM; encoded by the coding sequence ATGTTTGATAGTCAAGGGAGGAGATTTAGAAAACCGCCTGCTTGCAGACAGTGCAGGAAGAGAAAAATCGGTTGTGATCGTGTTAAACCTATATGTGGAAATTGCTTTAGATCTGGGAAACACGATTGTGCTTATCCGGAATTGATTGGAGGTTCATTCGAAGATACCGGATCGGGTTACGATGATAATGGAAGCTCGCATAATAATGGTGGAAGTAGTAATTTTAACCAAGGTGTTCAAATATATCGTTCCAAGGAAACGTCGCAGTTATTGAAAGATAATCCAGAGTTGGCATCCATGGAACAAATTAGAGAATATAACACTAGACAGCAGTTGTTGAATTCTCAAAACGCGAACAAAAACGAAACACCGATATCATTGGAGACTGCAAAGTTTATCCCAAGGACGACTACAAAACTGACAAGTTCAATGAAACATTTATTGACTACAAAAAAAGTCATTTCTGCGAATGACGACGATTTGGGATTGAATTGGATTCAAGGTCCAGCAATAATGGACTTATCTCATTCAAACTATGTCACCAGAGATCTCatattgaaagaatatAACTTTATCAAATTAAGATTATTGGAGTTACAAGAGATTACAGGTAAAAAGATTAGAGTGGATTTAGATATGTTAGATAGAGATGGAAACAATAATGGCACGCAATCAGAAAGTGATAAAAGAAGTCCGGATGGATCGGCATCAACTATGGACAACAATTCATCCATTGGTAAACAAATGGGAGACAATTTGGCAGATAATCATTTGCataagaagaagaaaattaaattacttCAATCGACATCGAATTCGTTCGCTATGGATGAGTTAAGTAATTACGGTAGTGAGCTTTTGGATCCAAAGGATCTGTTTACTATTCTAGACAATAACTCTGATAACGGCATCACtaataatatgaataataataattcagaaAATGAAACTAACGACGCACTTATCATAGTTGATAAtccaaatttattattttcaacaaattaCCTAGTGAAAAGAGATAAGTTCTTGGAAAATTactataaaaaaattgaaaatgttgTTGGGGTGAGTTTTAATCATTTATTACCTTCAATTGTGgaaaacaataacaaaaataaatattcacAGGGTTATAATGATCATATTAGTTTCCCATCAAAAATCATAATGAGAGATGTATTAGATCAATTTcatgatatattttcagCGGATGATATAGCATCAATGTTTTTTATTGATGATTTAGAGAGCATTAACAAcaacattaataaatttggtCGTGATCCAAAATTTTCAAgaaaatctttaaatatagaaTCACTGGTTAGTTTAGGTGAATTGTCAGTAATAGCTTTACTTGTTcaagaatatatttcattaatggATGAAAACTCAATGGGTAAAAAtctaaaagaattattgaaaaatctaatGACCTATAACGATTTGTTcctgaaaaatatattgctcattaagaatattttacCAAAAAGAGAAGGTTTTTTGAACACTCTTCAATCTTTGCAATTTTTTAGTTTATTGCAATTTTTCGAAATGATTTCTGTAAACAACGTTGACTTCGGTTTAACTAATTATGATGATATATTCTTGGCAAGAAAATTTTCACTAAATTATGAGACTGAAAACATTAATCTTAACAAATTCTggaattttatatttaaaaactaCTGTTATAGAAACGTATTGAAAGGTGATATACCTGCTATGGTTATGAgtaatgattttaatacATCTATAATATCAGACCCTCAACTTTTAACTgacattaaattattagaatcCCAAACTAAATTACTTAAATATATGCATTTACCAGCTAATGCCGTGTCAATAAAGAAAGTCGAATTAATGAGGAATAATTTGGAGCATCTTTCAGCTGACTTAAAAAATaaggatatatataaggTACTGGATAGTGGAATTAATGGCCCAACGGAATTTCTCTCCAATTATGTCAATATGTCTAAGATGATCAATGCAAAATACATGCTGCGCTTAGAatttatgttattattacaatacaacaaattaaaagatgCAGTAAAACTTGAAACAACTATACTGTCCCTCTTTGGACACATAACTGAAATATTTGAGAAAGTCGCGACATATCTAAATTCTGACTCTGTTCAAACTAGATTACTCACGTCTAAATGttgtttgaatattatagaTGATATGTTGAGTTATTGTATATCTATTTTCcaacaaatattattctCATTTACTTTACAATCGACAAATGCATCGGTTGATGAAGCATCAAAATTATCCCTGGGTAAGTGTCTTGATGAATTCGGTTTACTATTCAAAGGTATTAAATTTACATTAGAGGAAGTGACACGCAAATATCAACAATCAACGGCAATCTTAAGCAAAATCCTGTGTAGGGCAGTAGTTGctttaaaatattggaCGTTATGTAACCAAGATTACCAATCGCGTACTATTGTTAATCAGCATTCTGCATTTGATGGCATCAGCACATATGATAAATTAGAGGAAGGTagaatcaataatattgatgaaatattaaagaaatttaaaagtgCAATGAAGACACCAGAAGTTAATTCAACCGAAGAAACAGCTAGCAATGATGCAAGGACATTAGGTATTACAGAAAGCAATGTTTCCGACGTATATGCATCATTTTTCATGTAA
- the TPHA0D01970 gene encoding Hsp70 family protein (similar to Saccharomyces cerevisiae SSZ1 (YHR064C); ancestral locus Anc_5.335) gives MSSPIIGISFGNTSSSIAYINPKNDVDVIANPDGERSIPSVLSYVGEDEYHGGQALQQLVRNPKNTIVNFRDFIGLPFSECDASRCESGAPVVDVNGKAGFVISRGEGKEETISVDEVVSRHLNQLKLAAEDYIGTTISQAVLTVPTNFTDEQKAALKASAAAVGLNIVQFINEPSSSLLAHVEQYKFEDDVNVVVADFGGVRSDAAVIAIRGGIFTILATEHDKKLGGENLDAELVEYFAQDFQKKNQANPRKNARSLAKLKANASITKKTLSNATSATISIDSLADGFDYHFSINRMRYELVTNKVFSKFSAFIESVIAKAGLDLLDINAVLLTGGVAFTPKLSSNLEFLFPESVEILGPQNANATNYPNELSSSGAALQAGLLSAYDADELAEALQPIVINTPHLPKAIGLAGANGDFLPVFLPETSFPVQKKVVLKAATGDLLVGVYEGESFIEEKTVEPTPVEQDEDDSEEWSDEEPEVVREKHYKLGNKLIELGVKGVSKGVEIIFNIDKDGKLRVVAKDLKSGSTVKGEL, from the coding sequence atgtCCTCTCCAATTATTGGTATTTCTTTCGGTAACACTTCATCTTCTATCGCTTATATTAACCCAAAAAACGATGTCGATGTGATTGCTAACCCAGATGGTGAACGTTCTATCCCATCTGTGCTATCATACGTTGGTGAAGATGAATACCATGGTGGTCAAGCTCTACAACAGTTAGTCAGAAACCCTAAAAACACTATTGTCAATTTCCGTGATTTCATTGGTTTACCATTTTCTGAATGTGATGCTTCTAGATGTGAAAGCGGTGCTCCAGTTGTGGATGTCAATGGTAAGGCAGGTTTCGTTATCTCCAGAGGTGAAGGTAAGGAAGAAACTATCTCCGTTGATGAAGTTGTTTCTAGACATTTAAACCAACTGAAATTAGCTGCCGAAGATTACATTGGTACTACTATCTCTCAAGCAGTTTTAACAGTTCCAACTAACTTTACCGATGAACAAAAGGCTGCTTTAAAGGCTTCAGCTGCCGCCGTTGGATTAAACATTgttcaatttatcaatgaaccatcttcttctcttttaGCTCATGTTGAACAATACAAATTTGAAGACGATGTCAacgttgttgttgctgaTTTTGGTGGTGTCAGATCCGATGCTGCTGTAATTGCTATCCGTGGTGGTATCTTTACCATTTTAGCAACTGAAcatgataaaaaattaggTGGTGAAAACTTGGATGCTGAATTAGTCGAGTACTTTGCCCAAGACttccaaaagaaaaacCAAGCCAACCCAAGAAAGAATGCTAGATCTTTGGCTAAATTAAAGGCCAATGCTTCTATCACTAAGAAGACTTTATCTAATGCTACTTCTGCTACTATCTCTATTGATTCTCTAGCAGATGGTTTCGATTACCATTTCTCCATCAACAGAATGAGATATGAATTAGTCACCAACAAGGTTTTCAGTAAATTTTCTGCCTTCATTGAATCTGTCATCGCTAAAGCCGGTTTAGACTTATTAGATATCAATGCTGTTTTATTAACCGGTGGTGTCGCATTCACTCCAAAGTTATCTTCTAACCtagaatttttatttccGGAATCTGTTGAAATTTTAGGCCCTCAAAACGCCAACGCAACTAACTATCCAAATGAATTATCATCTTCTGGTGCTGCTCTACAAGCTGGACTATTAAGCGCATACGACGCCGATGAACTAGCTGAAGCTTTACAACCAATTGTCATCAACACTCCACATTTACCAAAAGCTATCGGTTTAGCTGGTGCCAATGGAGATTTCTTACCAGTCTTCTTACCAGAAACCTCATTCCCAGTTCAAAAGAAAGTTGTCTTAAAGGCTGCCACTGGTGACTTGTTAGTTGGCGTGTATGAAGGGGAGTCTTTCATTGAAGAGAAGACCGTTGAACCAACCCCAGTTGAacaagatgaagatgacaGTGAAGAATGGTCTGATGAAGAACCAGAAGTTGTCAGAGAAAAACATTATAAATTAGGTAACAAATTGATAGAATTAGGTGTCAAAGGTGTCAGTAAAGGTGTCgaaatcattttcaacatCGACAAAGACGGTAAATTAAGAGTTGTTGCCAAGGACTTAAAATCAGGTTCTACTGTCAAGGGTGAATTATAA
- the TPHA0D01950 gene encoding uncharacterized protein (similar to Saccharomyces cerevisiae GIC2 (YDR309C) and GIC1 (YHR061C); ancestral locus Anc_5.331): MFNKINKLPELHSIWLDDDKDVEKLYGLQNQQCLDIADLKTSHLNHSMHSLTESAKVKESSEKYAQDKFSSSDSTVFDHTKATKYNIKVINSDELCLPNKNNIILPKRGSKTTTLAETSVSPSTSMSRSSSFRRSISMKSINIFRSQSYDGEKKQTNSKATSNTSSIRNSEAVSKEIKAARRISVPYDFKHISHADVKAMDNDSTSGKAAGNEIPKIPETTSSKNLANAPERFSCAFVTESIPDYQFRLSRDDSFYNERPKAIKNLESIKIKRVSSAQTFKMVNESLSSEYHLSAMQMGRSHSAKSSDAGLSIYSGSSIDQSRSMRRSFSTPPKVTPYNSPRHMKLNSLSNFEYPTILEDQSTDYERSSVSTKDTAESLKTPTIASKLFQISATESIDGSKTTMSPSYTIEARKEEHYTPLYL, encoded by the coding sequence AtgttcaataaaataaataaattgcCAGAACTTCATTCAATTTGGTTGGATGACGATAAAGATGTTGAGAAACTGTATGGTTTGCAAAATCAACAATGTTTAGACATCGCTGACTTGAAAACAAGTCACTTGAACCACTCAATGCATTCATTAACTGAATCTGCAAAAGTTAAGGAATCTAGTGAAAAATATGCACAGGATAAATTCAGTAGTTCTGATAGCACAGTCTTCGACCATACAAAAGctacaaaatataatattaaagtCATAAACAGTGATGAGCTGTGTTTaccaaataaaaataatattattttgcCAAAGAGGGGAAGTAAAACTACTACGCTTGCTGAAACATCAGTTTCTCCATCCACTTCCATGTCCAGATCTTCCTCTTTCAGGAGATCTATCTCGatgaaatcaattaatatatttagatCTCAGAGTTATGATGGCgaaaaaaaacaaactAATTCAAAAGCAACTTCGAACACAAGTAGCATACGCAATTCAGAGGCAGTAAgcaaagaaattaaagcAGCAAGAAGAATATCGGTACCTTATGATTTCAAACATATATCACATGCTGATGTGAAAGCAATGGATAATGACTCAACTTCAGGAAAGGCTGCAGGTAACGAAATTCCAAAAATCCCAGAAACAACATCCTCCAAGAACCTTGCTAATGCTCCTGAGAGGTTTAGTTGTGCGTTTGTCACCGAATCTATCCCTGACTATCAATTCAGATTGTCAAGAGATGATAGTTTTTATAACGAAAGACCAAAGgctattaaaaatttagaatcGATTAAAATTAAACGTGTTTCTTCAGCACAAACATTCAAAATGGTCAATGAGTCTTTATCTTCGGAGTATCATTTATCTGCTATGCAAATGGGTCGTTCTCATTCGGCCAAATCTAGTGATGCTGGTTTATCCATCTATTCAGGTTCAAGTATAGATCAAAGCAGATCGATGAGAAGATCTTTCTCAACACCACCAAAGGTGACACCTTATAATTCGCCGCGTCATATGAAGCTTAACTCTTTGTCGAATTTCGAGTATCCAACCATTTTAGAGGATCAATCGACAGATTACGAGCGATCTTCTGTCTCAACTAAAGACACAGCCGAATCTTTGAAAACACCAACAATAGCAAGTAAATTATTCCAAATAAGTGCTACTGAATCTATAGATGGTTCGAAAACAACCATGTCTCCAAGTTATACAATTGAAGCTagaaaagaagaacatTACACACCGTTGTACTTATAA
- the SRB7 gene encoding Srb7p (similar to Saccharomyces cerevisiae SRB7 (YDR308C); ancestral locus Anc_5.329): MTDRLTQLQICLDQMMEQFCATLNYIDKKHDFETIGEFEHKMTDKHATVASAEEFSNTIDELSTDIILKTRQISKLIDSLPGVDVSEDEQLRKIDILQKQLLKEEDEKVEAVKEKEKLLSNLNEVTSLFVAGISKAGTTVDSKDDPLHNDKDTSQI; this comes from the coding sequence ATGACCGATAGACTAACACAACTGCAAATATGTCTCGATCAGATGATGGAACAATTCTGTGCTACATTGAATTACATTGATAAGAAAcatgattttgaaacaattgGCGAATTTGAGCACAAGATGACAGATAAGCATGCCACTGTGGCTTCAGCAGAAGAGTTTTCAAACACTATCGATGAACTTTCTACagatataattttaaaaaccAGACAGATTAGCAAATTGATAGATTCATTGCCGGGTGTTGATGTTTCTGAGGATGAACAATTGAGAAAGATAGATATACTACAAAAGCAGTTGttgaaagaagaagatgagaAGGTGGAAGCAGTGAAGGAGAAGGAAAAACTTTTATCGAACCTGAATGAGGTAACGTCTCTATTTGTGGCTGGTATCTCTAAAGCGGGTACAACCGTGGACTCAAAAGACGATCCTCTTCACAATGACAAAGATACTTCACAAATCTAA
- the SUM1 gene encoding Sum1p (similar to Saccharomyces cerevisiae SUM1 (YDR310C); ancestral locus Anc_5.333) — MDQSNQVALAADASDSSHVVDKIDTILNKNGVVKASDDELTDIRTQVQETSARIEKVEKFLQSKDQSVINSMEELFNSVKIISHNQSTLENKLDDLLNNQMNTDTIINKFKDFLDKLNVQMKHSNNNLSGNSSLLHALIGNSPSPLASYSNDSLRRGPGRPRKEESPLINDLLSTIPSSFKKVLPSDNIQISKSRRYFNDPLKEDDYDSSATTKSGKSSKQSKSKKTSSLQSENGSIKRRGRPPKKRTVDSVLVKVDYASDKKKPFEKSTMNSIDKDSEDLDTNGATEDEYEEIEDSNTIVKDDLDDNSLENSIIHTTRSNSKLKLLKDARSMKHDDDPLAMNNLTTNQEKELDKRRDDREKMLVNLKYNDRDRAKSFMESHKKLLNAMKEEERRKKLNPLNYSAAQKSPDYPSDGAVPSPSIDTITNSKDGVEMDDVSGTKEVFSSLAKADDSTANQPIDESKMSVNADISANVSDISKNEEVDESDLKNGTTDIHNTKRTVPNEFEDDFEDSSNLDSPKSRHLRKRKLSGNGDESISLGQTSTAESANIMNKSHLMTSSADHILNDKSFTILTDHPIELFCKGGLFYLRNSLDRPITIGEYLKYKYRDKENELIKVNMAGGEALDMSKQERMNAHTFKKDIDAETKEAFDILGSTILTEKYVNSLEYFLLEFRWENSLVGLGLKLKESKRTWQRRKALFALFEFWRDQSRQKRNFQGYTILHSVKEMESYRIFINRSVSWFYNHITLLKMILYDLCDNVKSHWREWMFPRNQPLPVIGTNNIDSNNINTAIDSILTLDFLQHDTTDEALALTSSKRSHKSSMKIEEPLTEIPLSNMEVSADDDLKTEPSRAEQSITQSSENNDKPQDEQAAALVTEAYVTNIDVANDDDDERDTLNISHLNSSP, encoded by the coding sequence ATGGATCAATCAAATCAAGTTGCTCTGGCTGCGGATGCCAGTGACAGTTCACATGTGgttgataaaattgatactatattgaataaaaatggtGTTGTGAAAGCTTCTGACGATGAATTAACTGATATCAGGACGCAGGTTCAGGAAACTAGTGCTAGAATTGAGAAGGTTGAGAAGTTTTTGCAATCAAAGGACCAGTCAGTGATAAATTCAATggaagaattatttaattctgtgaaaataatatcacaCAACCAAAGCACtttggaaaataaattagatgATCTCCTAAATAATCAGATGAATACTGAtacaattattaataaGTTTAAAGATTTTCTAGATAAATTGAATGTGCAGATGAAACATAGCAACAATAATCTTAGTGGTAATTCGTCACTGCTACACGCTTTAATTGGAAACTCGCCATCTCCATTGGCCTCTTACAGTAATGATTCATTACGAAGGGGTCCTGGAAGAccaagaaaagaagaaagtccattaataaatgatcTTTTATCAACTATACCATCGTCTTTCAAAAAAGTGCTACCTTCAGATAACATACAGATTTCTAAATCaagaagatattttaatgacCCATTAAAGGAAGATGATTACGACTCGTCAGCCACTACAAAAAGTGGCAAGTCCTCCAAACAGTCAAAATCTAAAAAAACATCAAGCCTCCAAAGTGAAAATGGATCCATTAAGAGAAGAGGAAGACCTCCTAAAAAGAGAACAGTTGATTCTGTGTTAGTAAAAGTTGATTATGCTAGTGATAAAAAGAAACCATTTGAAAAATCGACTATGAACAGCATCGATAAAGATTCAGAGGACCTTGATACTAACGGTGCCACTGAAGATGaatatgaagaaattgaagattcAAATACAATTGTAAAAGATGATCTCGATGATAACAGTTTGGAAAACTCTATTATACATACAACAAGATCAAATTCAAAGTTAAAGTTATTGAAAGACGCTAGAAGTATGAAACACGATGATGACCCTCTAGCAATGAACAACTTAACTACAAATCAAGAGAAAGAGTTAGATAAAAGAAGAGATGACCGTGAGAAAATGTTGgttaatttgaaatataacGACAGAGACAGAGCGAAATCATTCATGGAATCACACAAGAAACTACTGAATGCTATGAAGGAGGAAgagagaagaaagaaattgaacCCATTAAATTATTCTGCTGCGCAAAAATCTCCTGACTATCCAAGTGATGGTGCAGTCCCTTCTCCTAGTATTGATACTATAACAAATTCAAAGGACGGGGTTGAAATGGATGATGTTTCTGGGACCAAAGAGGTATTTTCAAGTTTAGCAAAAGCTGATGATTCAACCGCTAATCAACCCATAGACGAGTCTAAGATGTCAGTAAATGCAGACATATCTGCTAATGTAAGTGATATCTCGAAGAATGAGGAGGTTGATGAAAgtgatttgaaaaatggtaCCACCGATATTCATAACACAAAACGTACGGTTCctaatgaatttgaagatgattttgaagattCATCTAATCTAGATAGTCCAAAATCAAGACATTTAAGGAAAAGAAAACTATCAGGTAACGGCGATGAATCTATATCTTTAGGGCAGACATCGACTGCAGAATCAGCAAATATTATGAATAAATCTCATTTAATGACATCTTCCGCTGATCATATCCTCAATGACAAGAGCTTTACTATATTAACTGATCATCCAATCGAGCTATTCTGTAAGGGTGGTTTATTTTACTTGAGGAATTCATTGGACAGACCAATTACTATTGgtgaatatttgaaatacaAATACAGAGACAAAGAAAACgaattaataaaagtaaatatgGCAGGAGGTGAAGCATTAGATATGAGTAAGCAAGAGAGAATGAATGCTCATACCTTCAAAAAAGATATAGATGCCGAAACAAAAGAAGCATTTGATATTCTTGGTAGCACCATTTTGACAGAAAAGTACGTTAATAGTCTTGAGTACTTTTTACTGGAATTCCGTTGGGAAAATAGCTTAGTTGGTTTAGGTTTAAAACTAAAAGAGTCTAAGAGAACATGGCAAAGACGTAAGGCTTTATTTGCTCTATTTGAATTCTGGAGAGACCAAAGCAGACAAAAGAGAAATTTCCAAGGTTACACCATCTTACATAGTGTGAAAGAAATGGAAAGTTAcagaatatttattaatagaTCAGTCTCGTGGTTTTATAATCATATCactttattgaaaatgattttatatGATCTCTGTGATAATGTTAAATCTCACTGGAGAGAATGGATGTTCCCTAGAAACCAACCATTACCAGTGATAGGCACTAACAATATTGACAGTAATAACATCAATACTGCCATTGATAGTATCTTGACATTAGATTTCCTACAACACGATACCACCGACGAAGCATTAGCATTAACAAGCTCCAAAAGAAGTCACAAAAGCTCAATGAAAATCGAAGAACCATTAACTGAGATCCCACTATCGAATATGGAGGTATCTGCCGATGATGACTTGAAAACTGAGCCAAGTAGAGCAGAACAATCTATAACCCAATCTtctgaaaataatgataaaccACAAGATGAGCAAGCGGCGGCTCTAGTTACAGAAGCGTATGTTACTAATATAGATGTAGCAAATGACGATGACGACGAAAGAGACACTCTTAACATATCACATTTGAATAGCAGTCCATAA
- the VMA22 gene encoding Vma22p (similar to Saccharomyces cerevisiae VMA22 (YHR060W); ancestral locus Anc_5.330) has product MIEEDKDILDLLENLSKYNLLLEQLQNSMRDGYSNLSRANYHNKDSIRGRYGKDYWDYSYTGNKTVKVDLTSGEDTISIFKTKLLNSDSIEIKEDDQSSSNTIIDEKNDNVLKNRKEKTTSKTKTSKSSNEVKPVIEKNPITMFGSAFTIPQSLRDSQTNFESIIPLLQELINTKNKINKITNDAL; this is encoded by the coding sequence AtgattgaagaagataagGATATTTTGGATTTACTTGAAAATTTAAGCAAGTACAATTTATTGCTGGAGCAATTACAAAACTCCATGCGAGATGGCTATAGTAATTTAAGCAGAGCTAATTATCATAATAAAGACTCCATACGAGGAAGATACGGTAAAGATTACTGGGATTATTCTTATACTGGGAATAAAACTGTTAAAGTGGATTTGACCTCTGGAGAAGATACCATTTCTATTTTCAAAACGAAACTTTTAAACTCtgattcaattgaaataaaagaagaTGATCAAAGCAGTAGTAACACAATAATTGACGagaaaaatgataatgttTTGAAAAACAGAAAGGAGAAGACAACCAGTAAAACGAAGACTTCCAAGAGTAGCAATGAAGTAAAACCCGTTATAGAAAAAAATCCAATAACGATGTTTGGAAGTGCATTTACAATACCACAGTCACTGAGAGATTCTCAGActaattttgaaagtaTCATTCCATTGTTACAAGAGCTTATaaatactaaaaataaGATAAACAAAATCACAAATGATGCCCTGTAG